Sequence from the Ooceraea biroi isolate clonal line C1 chromosome 5, Obir_v5.4, whole genome shotgun sequence genome:
GCACGACGACAAGCAAAGGCTGACGGAGCATTTCATACAAGCGTTGCCACTTTTGCTCGACAAATACCGCGCGGATCCCGAAAAACTGGCCAACTTACTTGCGATTCCACAGTACTTCGACTTGGATATTTATACGAAATCGCGACAAGAAATCAATCTGGATTCTTTATTGAGCAAACTCCACGGGATCGTGGAGAAGATGCACGACACCGAGGTTCTAGATACGGCAGCTAAAACATTGGAGCACATGTGCGTGGAGGGCCACGCTATCTTCACCAGGTGTGTAcgtttaatcaatattttcgttaattaaattgaacgTTTCAGTTTTCCTTCGAATTTGGagcaaaaattatttgacaatcattattaaatcacTTTGATAAAAACCACACATACAGagtgtgtatttatatatatatacatataatagtcCTATTTGTCACTTAAAGAACTCAACAAATCGTAAAGATGCAggaagaatttcttttatcattttagagaaaattatttaattataatatataataaatgacttACTTTTTTACGTAGATGTGATGTCGCTCGTTCCACATTGATCGATTCCATTGTGAATAAATACAAGGAAGCGATTGAtgaatatagaaatttaatcgAGGGAGACGAGGAACCGGACGAGGATGAGATATTCAATGTTGTCCAATCTCTCAAGAAAGTTGccatattttattcttgtcACAATATGAATCCGTGGGGAATATGGGATTCGCTGTACAAAGATATAGAGGACGCTAAGGATCCTTCAAAGTACATTCTCTATTCTGATAATAATTGCACAAAAATGTCTTCAAATATACTAATAAATCGCACTGCTGTCCGCAGATGTTTACCATACGAGGCAGTTAAATATTGCATAAGCGCATGCTTCTTCGCTATTCTGTGGGGTCAGAATCATTTGATGGAAGCTGTGGACTTTGGTACTCGCGGCGAGGAGGAATGCCGTCAATTGAAGGAACGGCTACACTCGTTCATGGGCTCGATGCGTCACTTCGTCAGTAGCGACAGCAGCGGCGCggtaattgcattttttacgATAACTTGAGAACAAATGCAGTTTCTTGTAAACGATATTTTATGTGTTTTCGCCGTATCAAAACAGCCATCTCCGCCGATCTTAAGGGAAGAAGCGTATAACACGATATGCGACCTATTGGTGGTGTTTTGCAGTCAACTGTCCACTCATGCCAATCCTTTGATGCATCAATTAGTGTACGAGCCCGACCAAGCAATGCAGAACATGCTCAATAGATTTATACAAGAGTACGTCTTCTTTGAAGAGGAAGAtggtaaagaaataatttggaTATATGTCATAGTGTGCGGACGAAAAATGCATAACAAAATTTATCTCGCAGATGAACACGACGAGCATTCAAAAATCGAAGAGTTACATAAGCGGAGAAACTTCCTAGCTGGTTACTGCAAGTTGATAGTGTACAACATGATTCCCACGAAAGCTGCGGCCGACGTGTTCAAACATTACGTGAAATATTACAACGACTATGGCGACATCATTAAAACCACGTTGGGAAAAGCGAGGGACATTAACAAGACGAATTGTGCGCTGACGATGCAGCAGagcttaaatattttgtacaacGAGATTGTGGCGGAGAAGGGCAAGGTGAACAGAAACAGCGAGGAATTTACCGCGATCAAGGTTTGTGATCAAGGCTATTTTAAGGTACAGTGACAGAAAATACGTAAAAATCTCTAAACTTGATCATCCTCAGGAACTCGCGAAGCGATTCGCTCTGTCCTTCGGTCTGGACGCCGTGAAAAATCGCGAGGCGATCACGGCCCTGCATCGCGCTGGCGTCTTGTTCGCCATTACTCCACCGGACGGCATCGAACAGGATCCTACGGGCCCACCACCGAATTTACCGTTCCTCGAGATATTATTAGAATTCACCAATAAGCTTCTCAAGCAGGATAAACGAGTCGTGTAAGTTAGAAACCTCATCCTGTTGTAAATCCAGTTTTCCAAATTCTTCAGAACGTTTCTCGACATCTTGCTGCTTTTTGCTGCAGACTCAACTTTCTGGACAGACGGTTGCAGGCTGGAATGCCGTCTTCACGAGGAGAGGACTGGCAACCTTTGCTTTTGTACAGAAATAGTTTGCTACACGGTGAAACTGACCAAGTGCCGGTGACGAGTAAGCGAGCTTACACGAGGCGTAAGAAGGATCATTTAGCTGGTAagattgttatatatatatcatatcttAAAAACTATTTCTGACGCATAAATAATCGTTAGGCCCAAGTTTTTGTTCTTCAAAATTGATCGGACAAGGAAATAAGTGCTAGCAGATTTatcgtaatattaaatatcatatgAACGCATTTCCCTCTCATTTTCAGTAGAGCCAAAATTATCTGATAAAAATTGATGGAAAAAAATAACTGCAGACACAGCATTGCgtccattataattatacaaaactATTGAGATTTAAATATTAGTTTCAAGTTTTAGTTGAAGCTAAAATCTCACACATCGTatgaataatattccatttcttttgcagaggaagaggaagctGATGAACCTGATGAAGGTTCTGATCATGAGTTTGCGGGGTGAGTTAGGTGTACCCGAATACAGTCCgagatacacatatacacaatttttttttctatagaACTTATTATTAGTACAAAATCTAATTGCAATTGCAAGTAACTTATACAAAACCGTTCGATAACACACGGAGAATCGGCAATGGctagtattaatttataatctttacTCGCTTtttgcattgtaaattatgCTACACATTGACGTGTGCGTAAAATCAGGAGCGCCAGTCTATTTTACATATACTAATGTGCGCTTCTTCCCCTGTTACTGCTGTAAAACATTAATGTTGCTTGCAAAGTGTAGAGATCTGTTGAAGTAGTGTGCTAGTAGTTCCATTactaataatatcttttattttactgccttatttttcatttcattaatattttattaacgctGAAACTTGTGGTTTATTTATGAAACTTTGATAACTTATTGCTATGCAATAAATTGGtcgaaaagataaaatttccAAACGCCAATCGATGcgcgtaattaaattattactgtgATTGTTCCACACAAGATATGTGATtcgagaattatataattttaaattaaaatctaagCACATACTGCGTTCGGTCAGCAATAAAGCCTACAACTTTCATGTCTAAGAatataagaaaacatttaCGAGATCTCGTCTCCTGCGCGCGCAGTGCTTGTAACTGCATGTgcttaatttataaatacttaCCGCCCGCTTTAAACCATTTTGAAGATACAAAAAGAATTAGTTTTCTGTGTTGCATGAGTAGTAACTCTTGACGAATCGCTTGTTATAGGCGAGCCAATCGTTATAGgagttaatatatatttttagaagaatatgaaatatatctttgaAAATGTATGTAAGGGACAAAAATTGTACAAGATATtcttaatgtaatttattatacgtggTATCTGCTTTAGCCTCGTTTAACAGGAAATCACTTCTAAACtagaataagaaattattaagggatataataatattattgaatcaCATGATCGATATGATATTTttgaaacaaatttagaaagaTCGTGCATAGAGAACGATGTGTGTATTTCATCGAGTAATTAAAATCGAGTAAGCTTAAAAACTTTGTATtctgtttatattttaataatacaaattggTGATAGATACGAATAAACATGAGATTACTTTAAATAAGACCTTCTACTCCCAGCGCTCCTAAATCctgttttatcaaaattataaattattacaaaataaatgtgcacacattttttatcgattaatgtttatatatatatataaaatttggaaGAATCAGACGTATTTGCTTCACATTTCCTAAAACTTGCCTATGTTCCTTTTCGTAACACGCCGTTCTCTATAcctattattacataaaaatgcattttatcattatttatctacagttgttattattaatcgaCTCTCCTCGAACCTATACGTATTCATCcaaaataatatgatttaaaaatctcactctctctctctctctcctctcttcttttctttctctacaGATTTGAATATTGTTTGCAAATTGATcttatgtaatacatatatatatatgcgcgtggtgtgtgtgtgtgtgtgtacacagatacatgcatatatatacatatgcaataaaaaaattttccgaATCAAATTTTTGTCCCTTTCGAATCTCAAATGAATGTTGCACCTCTACTTGAAATTGGACGTTCTTATTTCAGCAAGCACAAAAAAAAACGTGGTCCACGAAAGCATACGTGAGTAATTTATCCTCTTACAATTTTgtcgaattaaaaatatacatgtatacgaAACGAAGtaacaataatgatatataaattaaaaaatatcgattatatACAAATTGTAACACGCACTTCTCTGAACGTTCATCAGGATAAGTGTCCAtacaattttctctttcagATTACCAGTTAATAAAGTGGTGATAACACGCACACCCAGaacaaatgtattttatgaaaataatgacACTGGTCCAATGCAAACGTCCCCTACAGCTATCATAGAAGATACGTCAACAAGTCCTTCGCAAGATATCGATAATAGACTTAAAACGTTACAAATACAGCCAAGGccgtaagtatatatatatataaataattcatccCTATATTTTTCGCAAGGAGAGAtaagaattttgcaattattttttcaatagaCGAAGAAATCAAGAGCATGTAGAGCACAGAGAATTGCGAAGAACCTCCAGGAATTCAGGTCGATACGTCGAAGGGCAATATATGGTAAGTTTGAATAATCGTGTAGCATCAACATCGTAAACAATACAATTAATTCTGCACCGATTCAAATTCATTGCTTGCAGGAATCAGATTCCGAGTGAAAAGACGAAATCcttaaaacagttttatttctaaatttagaTAATTGGATTGTGATACGTATTTAAAGCAATGCTACGCCATCTGAGAATatcagagaaaaaaaatacttaaacTGGATGGCCTAGAATATCTTCCCAAAtgagtattaataaattataagagaCCAGTGTTACGTTACGACTTGTAAGCAAGTGTcgttttatagatttttgcgtaaactttattttagtTTACGGTATTTCATGTTATGAGtgatacaatatatgtattccatttttattaacattttttttcgaCAAACGAACTGCTAGAAGAaatactaaattatttataactttttaaataaacgagTACAATTTATTGGCACTATTTTATTTGCGTATGTAATATAGATACACGATAGATTAAATGTACACATTCGTAATTGCATTTCGCTTCCACATAGCTTGTAACAACCTTTTTACTTATATTCAGGTGTCTTACAAACATTATAAagtgttaattattttgtacattgTATCCTATCTACACTTATTACATCTCattatagtaaaaaaataaaactttcaatCTTCGTTTTTCcgtacaagagagaaagataatagAATTGAGGATAAAAGAAACGAGGAAAGATGGAACGATAAAATAAGATAGattcttataatatacattaacaCGTACACATGCATGCATAtgcatttgtaatattacaCAAATCAAAATGGACCAATAAAGTATCACAATAACAAGCAATAACAAGTACGTTTTATCGCAATTCTAGGCAACAATCTGACAAAAGGTGATATACTGGTATTTATTGGATTTACTAATCCTTTTTGCTTAGGATTGCGATAAAACGTAGACGTGTTACCGCTTAGAATTGTGGTAAAACATAGACTTGTTATTCTGTACATGATGATACGGTTACGTAATATTCGTTCATCGATCCGATCGATCTGGCTGCAACCTAGGTTTACGGAAGAGATTACTGAGCCTACGGCCTTTTGGCGTACTTGATGCGTTCtgtcaaaaataaaacgtttaacGTGTAAATATTATCTAATGCAACATTCAAAGGCTCATGTTTCTTTGTACTCACTTCATCCTGCCGTTTCgacgaaaatatattcttcagTGAATGAGGAGTAGTCGTTGTTCTTCTATCCATGTTTCGTTCCCTCAATATCCGTGAACTCGGGCTTTTCAATTCGTTACCctgttataaattatcaaaaaagacttttgataattttacttacacatacaattttatatattattgttaatatctatataaaaattaatatgcaaatataattgatatctGTAATAACAAAAACATGCGTATATACCTGCAAAGATAATCTTCCTCCATTTTTGCTTGGCGTCGGCGGGCCAGGCTTTTTGTACGATGTCtacaataaatatgaaaattattttacaaaaattaaacttagacaaaaacagaattatataaaataatgaaattttaggACTATTACACTAACCTGAGATCTATCTTTTTTTCGTACTTTTTGTTCTGGTAGAAGGCTTTGACTGAGACTATCGTTAAAATTCTCTTCCGTCGGAGAACCCGACTAAGCAAtgcaaatgttattaaatgtgtgtgtgtgtgtgtgtgtgtgtgtaaatgtGCGACTAATAGAGACAAGTGGAGGAAAAACTtactttaatttcttcttcggTCAAAGTCGGAGGGAGGAACTGCATTTCCGCTGGATAAGAGGATTTCAGATGGGGTTTGCAGAGAGAATTTCTCATTTGCAAAACGGACAAACGATCGACATTCGTGGTAGACGACCAATTGCCCCTCTTTATGTCagctgaaataaataaattggaaAACTTGTTTATTTTCTGAATTGAAAAACACTATGCTCTGACAAGGAGCAATAGGACtgctgatataatatatatatatctgtaaCTTGCGTATTGTACCTAGGTAAACATTATCGAAGACTTCCTCTTCATCTTCCGTCTTGAACGCATTGCCCATCACCTGAATACTTCTGATACTGTGTCTCCGTTCAAGtgtctcttcttttattagcGTCACCTGGGTTGCTTGCGCATTTTCAGGTAATATTTCTTGCCTCTCAGTTTTGCAGATCTTGCGCGAAATTATGGATACCGGTTGGTCCACTTCGTCTTTCTTGAGCTTGCTCTGTAACTCTTTCAACCGTTGTAACGCCTCTTGCTTCTGCTGTTGCTCGATCAGCAATTTCTCACCCACGTTCCACAGCTGTGAGCTCAGGTCGCTAACATGCGCTTTGTATCTGTTAAGTTCCTCTCGCTGCTTCTGGCACATCGCTTCCATTTGCGTCTGCAACTTTTCCCGCACTATCTTCTCTTGAGTGTGATTTAATTTCATCATTTGCTCGTTATAGGCCGTTTTCTGAAGTGAGTCTCACGttagtattattttacttgggTTAATTTAAGTGTAATCGGTGAATCCTAAAATTATGGACATCGTACTTACcattttttgtttcatatCCTCCAGTTTCCGTTCGTACGTGGCGTGAACCTCTTTCAGTTGACTATCAAATTCCTGTTTTGCTGTTCTATTCGATTCCTCCTGTTCTTTTCGCAAATTTTGATTCACTTCTGTCAAAGACTCCAACTCGTTCTTCAGAGATTGCAGTTCTTCCAAGTCAGCTTCCCTCGACGCTAAAGTCAATTCCGCTGACTTGAGCTCTTTTATCTCTGTTCTCAGATCATCAATGTTCTTTTCCAATTTTACATTCCTCAGGCGCATCGTGTCCATCTTAGTCTTCAACgtttttccttccttcgtcaACTGAGTGATCTGGTTTTGCAGATTCTTTTCCATGTCCGCGTAATTCTTAATTTCTCCAGATTTTATGCTGTTCTCGTAAGAGGTCAATAAAGATATCAAAGACTCCATTTCTTCTTCGGATTTTATTACATCAATTCGTAgcgctttatatttttctatctctGCGtcaattatcatattttcattagaaaacttATCTTCTTCCGCGCTTGTCAGTATTTCCAGACATTCTTTCTCATGCACTGAACACAAATAGGTGTCATGTAATTTTTGCTCCGTCCACAAAAACTTCTCCCACAAGATACCGGATGTAGATTTCACATTTTCCAAATGATCTGTCTGAAATTTAAACAGTAAGTTTTCGAGATCCGCTTTCTTGGCGTGAAATTGCTTGAATTCATCGCAAACGGAACTATCAGCAAAGCAATGaaagatattttgaaatttcgttaatatttcattccaCTTTTGCTTCGACAACGTTACAACTGTATCTAAATCGTGTTGCGAGGCTAAAACTCTTTGCAAACGCTCCTGCAGGGAttccttattttttatgagattttttaaatactcaTTTCGTTTCTGTGCTATTATTTCTAACTCTTGTACTTTAGTTTTTAAACTGCCagcttcttttttatcttttacgcTATTCTCTATAAGTATTCTTTGCTCCGCCAAAGTTTTATTCAATTCGGTATTTGCGCAAGACAAATGCAAAATGAGTCTCTGTGATTTCTGCAACTCGTCATGagtcattttaataatattcagagTATTTGCAGTTTCATTGTCCGTGATACTGCCATACTGtgatatatcatataaattttgatcGAAGAAGTCAGAATCCGAGCCCGCTTTTGCAACCGTAGAATTTAAACTTTTGGCCGATTGTTTCAATTCTTGACAAAATTCTACAATTTTCGCTTGATTTTCATCCATAAGTTcgcagtattttttattttttgcaaacTCTGCTTTTAGCTCCTTCAGTTCTTCTGCTATCTCTATTACGGCTTCGTTTTTGTTATCAACTTCACTTTCTAGAGCAAAGACTTTTTCTTGGTACTCGCGCAATGACAATCTCGTATTTTCAAGTTCCTCGTTCAGTATTTGCTTAGCACTGTCAAACTGTTCGTGAAGCTCATCCATATGTATACACTTTTCCTTCAGAGCTGCCTCTTGAGTCGCTAAAACGGCGTCTTGACTGGTTCTCACTTCTTGAAGattgacaataatttctttcaacTTCTTCTCTGTGGCGTTCATGTCATTTGTCtgcttttctattttactCCGTAACAACAGTGACGTTTCCTCTTTCGATGCTATTTCTTCATCCTTCATTTTAAGCACTTCTCCGTGTGAATGTATCAGCTGCTCATTTTCCGCCTTCAAACACGAAACGTCCGAAAGTAACTCCTTAATTTGTACTTCTTTCAGATTCATTTCTATCAGTGCGTCATCCAACTCTTGTTGCAATAAATTGAACCTGTCAACGGCATCCTTCAACTCGAGCGAGATCTCAGCATTTTCCGACTTCAGGCTTTCTAACTTCTCGTTTGCTTCAGTCCTCATCATCGCATACCGCTGTTCTAGTCTGTGATTTGCTTCTTGCATACAGCGTTTAGATTCATTCAATGCGTCGTGAagactcttttctttttcttccaagGCGTTTATTACTTTCCCATTTTCCAATAAATCTTGTTGTAACGCAGCGTTCATCATTTGAATATCTGACAGTTCCTTCTTACTGCAATTGAAATTGTGTTCtaaatcttctttttctcgttccaTTTTTTGGAAATTGTAGCACAGCGTCTGATGGTCATGTTGAACATCTGCGAATGCTAGTTTAATGTTTTCTCGATATTCAATTATGGCTTGCCGAATTTCTTTCCGCATTAGCTCGTAATCTTTGTTCACGTTCTGAAGATTCTCCAACTGCGTTATAAAGGatttcaataataatctttGATTGATTAAGTTGTTCGTCAGTTCATGAACATTCTGTTCTAAGGCACGTTTCTCAGTTCTGATTTCTTCAATCTCCTGCGAATGTTTGTGGATAATCTCTTGCTGttcgtttaataataaatccttTTGTTTCACGTCTTCCTCAATATTAGCTAATTTTGTACGGTAGCGCTTATTTTCTTCGTCTAAAGTGGCGGCAGTTGATTGGAATGAGATTAAATTGCTTTTCGTTTCTCCAAGTTTCGTTTCTAAACTTGCGACATCACGTTTGTACGAAGCGCACATCGTATTGCAGTTATTTAACGTTGTTTCAaagtattttgcaaaattatcaAGTGTCAATTTGTTGAAATCTCCAGTCCTAATTTGGATAAATTGATTGTCACGGCGTAAAATGTGCTCGAAATTTTTACTGCAATTTTCGATGGAAGATCTGTACGCATCTCTTTCACCAGTAAGCTCGTGAATGTGTGCTACGTGGTGCCTTACCTGCGACTTCATTTCTGCTACAACAGTACTTAGATTTGAGGAATTAGCCTTTTCACTTTGAAGCGACTCATTCAAAGTTTTTATATCTTCACTCAACTTATCTATTTCTGTATTCAATCTTGTACTCTCCTGCTTCGTCTTGGACAGTTCTTCTTTCGTGGACGATAACGAACCTTCCAAATCCTGATTCCGCGCGACAAGGGACAACTTCTCCGCTTGTAAATTCGTTACGTCCGTATTTAAGGTATCCAAGTTCTTCTGCGTATCACTTAATTTCACTTGAACCTCATCCAAGATTTTCACTCTCTCTTGCAGATCTCTATTTACTTCCAGCGCAGCCTTATGGTCGTTCGTGAGGACATCCAGTTTTCCTTTCAACGAATCAACCTGAGCATGCAATATAGCAGATTCCTCTCTAGCCTCTTGGAGTTGAATCTCAATCACAGAACTCAGTGCTTCGCTGGTGTTTAAAGATTTCATGGCGGAAAGGGTCATTAAGTCATCAACTTCGAAGCTTTGTTCGTCATTAGAATTCTTATTCAATTCCTTCATGTGCACGCGTAACTCTTCATTAAGAATCCTAAGTTCTACCAATTCTCTATCCTTCGATTCAATCTTACTCAGTAAAGCTTCCGTGGAACGTTCGGAACTGgcgaaattttctttatagTGCGCACATGTCCTCTGCACAGAGGACAGTTTCTTCGATAGAGCATCCTTCTCTGTCTCCAGCTGAGTCGTCTCGTCCTGCTGTTTATTCAACTGGTCCTCCAGGTCGCTGATATaccttttataataattttcttgagaGGTGTCAACTCTCACAGGCTGCGGAGTTTTGGGTTTCATTCGTTCTGTACGCAGTGCCTTCAGCTGTGCCGATTGCTCGTCGAGCTTGCTCTGCAATTTCTGTACCTTATTCTGCTGCCTCGTTAGGTCATCTCGCAAGTCTGCGTTGGCAAATCGTTCCACCGCCAAGTTGCTCCTTAAATCTCGAAGCTCCCGAATTCGTTCAGTCATAATTTTCTTACTACGTCCTGAGCGGGTGATGGGAGAAGCGGAAAGTGGACAGTTCTCGGTGGTCAATTCTCTGTGCTTCGGAGTGGTTGATGTATCCTCCACTTCCAAGATAACTTCTCTAATGGTTTCCTTGGTAACATCGTTTCCAAGAGGCAAGATGCTTTCGAGGAAAGCTTTAACTTTAATTTGGGTTTCGTGCTTCATGTTATCGCACATACTAAACTGCAACGAATGATGCTTCGCAGAGAGCGTGTGGCACAGATGTACCAACAATAAAGATGCAATGTATATATGTTCTGTACTGTCGTCTTTGTCGGCCTTAAAACTGGGATATTCATCTGCAAatcaataatgtaaaaattaaatattaattattttttattattacatttttgcgGAGTTTATATGATGCTCACATCTGAATTATTGTGTGTACCAACtccaaaattataatttaaagtacatatattagaaattaaaatatatactcaAGTAATTATCATGCGACCACTGGCAACGTCTGGCGGATGGACGGACTGAATTATTTCACTAACTGCATACCAACAAATTGTTGAACATTACTacagttattttctttttactccCTTCCCCCCTACCCTCCCAACTATGCACTAACATATCGTTAGACTTTTAACATAGTGATTTCTTTACGGACAAAATAATTAGATAAGACTCAATGGTTACTGAAGAATCAGAAATTAATAGTATTTCTGCTACAACAGTACTTAGATTTGAGGAATTAAccttttttcactttgaagcGACTCGTTCAAAGTTTTTATATCTTCACTCAACTTATCTATTTCTGTATTCAATTTTGTACTCTCCTGCTTCGGAGGGTAGGGGGAGGggagtaaaaagaaaataactgCAGTAATGTTCAACGATTTGTTGGCATGCAGTTAGTGAAATAATTCTGTCTGTCCATCAGATGTTGCCAGTGGTCGCATGATAATTACTTGAATAGAATTTAACTGACGAAtacttgttattaaaatatatatatttaccttCAATAAATCTGATAATAACATCTTCTCCATTAGGATCGTCTTTGTGCTTTGTCCATTTTCTGTAAGATGATAAGTCAAATAAGAAATGGAGTATTcgtattggattgtaacatagAAATTGCAATACTGTTCGTCAGGATGGGACCTTGGAGGGTAAAGATGACTCTTGTGGATAACGAGTAAAGCTGATACATTTAACAcaatacaaaaagaaaaataaagaacatgGATTAACAATAAGCTCGCATGTGATCTCTACTTCGATTCGCCCGTGATTCCGACTTGAATCTCTAATCAGACGATATTTGTCTCTCGACGCTGCTCGACAAATAACTCTTGCTGGTTTTTTTGttctatttatcttatttgGTCCATCGACGATGGGGCCCGGATTCGATTGGGGGGGTATTTTGCTCTATCACTACTTAGACCCTTACAGGAAGGTACTTACATCAATtccaagaaattaatataaaacgttCCATCTCGCAACTCTCTTGTATTTCTCACTGGTTCTGTTACTATCTTCAAACAATTAATctgtaaaatttaaacatttgcCTTTAGAAAACTCTTCTTGTACCATGGAGCaaagaacatatatatttttacttgtcACTCATCTTTCTTCGATATGAAACATGTAAAATAGTTACTCACCCACTCGACGATAATCTTCTCCCACAACTCCATGCTCGTGATGCATTACTGTAAAATGATGAATGAAAAATCCGTCCATGGACACACCGACCTGTTAAAGGACGCAGCAGGACACAGTTCCACAATGTTCGTTTGATTTCAAACGACAGATACCTCGCAGTTCTGCCAATCGAGTAAGCACAAATGCGCGAGCATTACACTAGACAGAGACTGTATTTAGGGAGAAGC
This genomic interval carries:
- the LOC105287287 gene encoding myosin-4 isoform X2; amino-acid sequence: MELWEKIIVEWINCLKIVTEPVRNTRELRDGTFYINFLELIKWTKHKDDPNGEDVIIRFIEDEYPSFKADKDDSTEHIYIASLLLVHLCHTLSAKHHSLQFSMCDNMKHETQIKVKAFLESILPLGNDVTKETIREVILEVEDTSTTPKHRELTTENCPLSASPITRSGRSKKIMTERIRELRDLRSNLAVERFANADLRDDLTRQQNKVQKLQSKLDEQSAQLKALRTERMKPKTPQPVRVDTSQENYYKRYISDLEDQLNKQQDETTQLETEKDALSKKLSSVQRTCAHYKENFASSERSTEALLSKIESKDRELVELRILNEELRVHMKELNKNSNDEQSFEVDDLMTLSAMKSLNTSEALSSVIEIQLQEAREESAILHAQVDSLKGKLDVLTNDHKAALEVNRDLQERVKILDEVQVKLSDTQKNLDTLNTDVTNLQAEKLSLVARNQDLEGSLSSTKEELSKTKQESTRLNTEIDKLSEDIKTLNESLQSEKANSSNLSTVVAEMKSQVRHHVAHIHELTGERDAYRSSIENCSKNFEHILRRDNQFIQIRTGDFNKLTLDNFAKYFETTLNNCNTMCASYKRDVASLETKLGETKSNLISFQSTAATLDEENKRYRTKLANIEEDVKQKDLLLNEQQEIIHKHSQEIEEIRTEKRALEQNVHELTNNLINQRLLLKSFITQLENLQNVNKDYELMRKEIRQAIIEYRENIKLAFADVQHDHQTLCYNFQKMEREKEDLEHNFNCSKKELSDIQMMNAALQQDLLENGKVINALEEKEKSLHDALNESKRCMQEANHRLEQRYAMMRTEANEKLESLKSENAEISLELKDAVDRFNLLQQELDDALIEMNLKEVQIKELLSDVSCLKAENEQLIHSHGEVLKMKDEEIASKEETSLLLRSKIEKQTNDMNATEKKLKEIIVNLQEVRTSQDAVLATQEAALKEKCIHMDELHEQFDSAKQILNEELENTRLSLREYQEKVFALESEVDNKNEAVIEIAEELKELKAEFAKNKKYCELMDENQAKIVEFCQELKQSAKSLNSTVAKAGSDSDFFDQNLYDISQYGSITDNETANTLNIIKMTHDELQKSQRLILHLSCANTELNKTLAEQRILIENSVKDKKEAGSLKTKVQELEIIAQKRNEYLKNLIKNKESLQERLQRVLASQHDLDTVVTLSKQKWNEILTKFQNIFHCFADSSVCDEFKQFHAKKADLENLLFKFQTDHLENVKSTSGILWEKFLWTEQKLHDTYLCSVHEKECLEILTSAEEDKFSNENMIIDAEIEKYKALRIDVIKSEEEMESLISLLTSYENSIKSGEIKNYADMEKNLQNQITQLTKEGKTLKTKMDTMRLRNVKLEKNIDDLRTEIKELKSAELTLASREADLEELQSLKNELESLTEVNQNLRKEQEESNRTAKQEFDSQLKEVHATYERKLEDMKQKMKTAYNEQMMKLNHTQEKIVREKLQTQMEAMCQKQREELNRYKAHVSDLSSQLWNVGEKLLIEQQQKQEALQRLKELQSKLKKDEVDQPVSIISRKICKTERQEILPENAQATQVTLIKEETLERRHSIRSIQVMGNAFKTEDEEEVFDNVYLADIKRGNWSSTTNVDRLSVLQMRNSLCKPHLKSSYPAEMQFLPPTLTEEEIKSGSPTEENFNDSLSQSLLPEQKVRKKDRSQTSYKKPGPPTPSKNGGRLSLQGNELKSPSSRILRERNMDRRTTTTPHSLKNIFSSKRQDENASSTPKGRRLSNLFRKPRLQPDRSDR